The Flavobacterium faecale genomic sequence ATGCGGCAATTCGGCATAAGTAGTTTTTTCGAAAGAGACTTCTTTGATCATTTCGCCACCACCTTGATACGGAGGTAATTTGTTTAACCATTCTTCTTTTCCGTATAAAATACCTGTTCCCGTAGGCCCACATATTTTGTGACCAGAGAAGACATAAAAATCACAATCTAGTGCTTGAACATCTGGTTTCAAATGCGGTACTGCTTGTGCCCCATCAATTAAAATGGCTGCACCTACGGCATGCGCTTTTTCGATCATATAAGCAATTGGGTTGATGGTTCCCAAGGCATTCGAAATATGATTAACAGTGACAATTTTGGTTTTATCCGACAGTAAGGCATCGTATTCACTCATAATGAGCTCACCTTCCTGATTCATCGGAATGACCTTTAAAGTCGCGCCAGTTTTTTCGCATAGCATCTGCCAAGGCACAATGTTGCTATGGTGTTCAAGTGCTGATACAAGTACTTCGTCTCCTGGTTTTAAAATCGCGGCAAACCCGTTGGTCACCAAATTAATTCCAAACGTAGTACCTGATGTAAAAAGTACTTCATGACTGTGTTTGGCATTAATGTGAGCTTGCACCTTTGCACGTGATTCCTCATACGCGTCCGTCGCAAGTTGGCTCAGGGTGTGTACGCCACGATGAATGTTGGCATTAATTTCTTGATAATAGGTTGCTATTGCATCAATTACCACTTGTGGTTTTTGAGACGTAGCACCGTTATCGAAGTATACTAGAGGTTTACCGTT encodes the following:
- a CDS encoding aminotransferase class V-fold PLP-dependent enzyme, which codes for MLDIQKIRSDFPILSQKVNGKPLVYFDNGATSQKPQVVIDAIATYYQEINANIHRGVHTLSQLATDAYEESRAKVQAHINAKHSHEVLFTSGTTFGINLVTNGFAAILKPGDEVLVSALEHHSNIVPWQMLCEKTGATLKVIPMNQEGELIMSEYDALLSDKTKIVTVNHISNALGTINPIAYMIEKAHAVGAAILIDGAQAVPHLKPDVQALDCDFYVFSGHKICGPTGTGILYGKEEWLNKLPPYQGGGEMIKEVSFEKTTYAELPHKFEAGTPNIAGGIVLGTAIDYMNEVGFENIQQQELELLAYGTEKLLEIEGLRIFGTSKNKTSVISFNIEGIHPYDIGTIIDKLGIAVRTGHHCAQPIMSFYDIPGTIRASFAFYNTKEEIDSLVTAVKKAQMMLS